One Mycolicibacterium pulveris genomic region harbors:
- a CDS encoding LLM class F420-dependent oxidoreductase: MRFTFTHPMHSHPYNPELVTGSGIAAVAAAAEKAGFSGFGFTDHPAPTERWLQAGGHDAVDPFVAMGFAAATTTTLRLIPNIVVLPYRNPFVVAKAGATLDLLSQGRFTLAVGVGYLKREFSALGVDFDERAALFEEALEVIRGIWTTDDFSYQGRHFTAEGIIAHPRPVTDPHPPIWIGGNTAAARRRVVKFGDGWCPFAAPAMLAKTARTAEMDADRLAAGIDDLRRRFDEAGRDFSAIDITFTNPEGGTPGTDGFNADAYLSGLEKLAALGVTWMQVGLPGDSLAHVLDTIEEFGTSVIGKA; this comes from the coding sequence ATGCGGTTCACGTTCACCCATCCGATGCACAGCCATCCCTACAACCCGGAGTTGGTGACTGGGTCGGGCATCGCCGCGGTCGCCGCCGCCGCCGAGAAGGCCGGCTTTTCCGGGTTCGGGTTCACCGACCACCCGGCGCCCACCGAGCGGTGGTTGCAGGCCGGTGGGCACGACGCCGTGGATCCGTTCGTGGCAATGGGTTTCGCCGCCGCCACGACGACGACACTGCGGCTGATCCCCAACATCGTGGTGTTGCCGTATCGCAACCCGTTCGTGGTGGCCAAGGCGGGCGCCACGCTGGACCTGCTGTCGCAGGGCCGGTTCACGCTCGCGGTCGGTGTGGGCTATCTCAAGCGGGAGTTTTCGGCGCTCGGGGTGGACTTCGACGAGCGCGCGGCGCTGTTCGAAGAGGCGTTGGAGGTCATCCGGGGCATCTGGACCACCGACGACTTCTCCTATCAGGGCCGCCACTTCACCGCCGAGGGCATCATCGCGCACCCGCGCCCGGTGACCGACCCGCACCCGCCGATCTGGATCGGTGGCAACACCGCGGCCGCGCGCAGGCGCGTCGTGAAGTTCGGTGACGGCTGGTGCCCGTTCGCCGCGCCGGCCATGCTGGCCAAGACGGCACGCACCGCGGAGATGGACGCGGACCGACTGGCCGCGGGCATCGACGACCTGCGTCGGCGTTTCGACGAGGCGGGCCGCGACTTCTCCGCGATCGACATCACGTTCACCAACCCCGAAGGCGGAACACCCGGCACCGACGGGTTCAACGCGGATGCCTACCTTTCCGGCCTGGAAAAGCTTGCCGCCCTAGGGGTCACCTGGATGCAGGTGGGCCTGCCCGGCGACAGCCTGGCCCATGTGCTCGACACCATCGAGGAGTTCGGCACGTCGGTGATCGGCAAGGCCTAA
- a CDS encoding LLM class flavin-dependent oxidoreductase, which translates to MSKPEIGVYLPQMGFTYEQIVHRTRRCEQLGIDSVWLYDHLYGPGVLDYPSLEAWTLATALLAHTERIDIGHMVLCNQFRHPAVLAKMATTLDHISAGRLQLGIGSGSIEDEHNRVGLDWGTFRDRSERLGETLEILHQAFANEVIDFAGRHFTVRDMPIKPGPTRRPRPPIVVGGVGEKYTLPLVARYADVWNVPTYALGELEHKTSVLRVICEKIGRDPSTIVLSVEAVMALAPDDASLPSVRGLAEKRFGLPAFGLKEGGLVGTPPAIVDRLHQLRDLGFGQIVLFTHDRGSDETLELLANEVIANL; encoded by the coding sequence ATGAGCAAGCCGGAGATCGGCGTGTATCTGCCCCAGATGGGCTTCACCTACGAGCAGATCGTCCACCGCACCCGGCGGTGCGAGCAGCTCGGCATCGACTCGGTGTGGCTCTACGACCACCTCTACGGACCCGGCGTGCTCGACTATCCGTCGCTGGAGGCCTGGACGTTGGCGACCGCGCTACTGGCCCACACCGAGCGCATCGACATCGGACATATGGTGCTGTGCAACCAGTTTCGCCATCCGGCGGTGTTGGCCAAGATGGCGACGACGCTCGATCACATCTCGGCGGGGCGGCTTCAGCTGGGCATCGGCAGCGGGTCGATCGAGGACGAGCACAACCGGGTCGGGCTGGACTGGGGGACGTTCCGCGACCGCTCCGAGCGGCTCGGCGAGACGCTGGAGATCCTGCATCAGGCGTTCGCGAACGAGGTGATCGACTTCGCCGGTAGGCATTTCACCGTGCGGGACATGCCGATCAAACCCGGTCCGACGCGCCGGCCGCGGCCCCCGATCGTCGTGGGCGGTGTCGGCGAGAAGTACACATTGCCGTTGGTGGCGCGCTACGCCGACGTGTGGAACGTGCCCACCTATGCGCTCGGCGAACTCGAACACAAGACCTCGGTGTTGCGCGTGATCTGCGAGAAAATCGGCCGCGATCCGTCGACGATCGTGCTCTCGGTCGAGGCGGTGATGGCGTTGGCGCCCGACGACGCGTCGCTGCCGTCGGTGCGTGGGCTGGCCGAAAAGCGTTTCGGGTTACCGGCGTTCGGGCTCAAGGAGGGCGGGCTGGTCGGCACGCCGCCCGCGATCGTCGACCGCCTGCACCAGCTGCGGGATCTCGGCTTCGGCCAGATCGTGCTGTTCACCCATGACCGCGGCTCCGACGAAACGTTGGAGCTGCTTGCCAATGAGGTGATCGCGAACCTTTAG
- a CDS encoding acyl-CoA dehydrogenase family protein, with translation MDFSHVQLSDEDRAFRDELRDLLRSLVTDDVIRRDRETGENFDEGVHLALGARGLLAADFKAESEGGFSAVRRRIWELEIGRAHTPWYHWGTTAMVARAVEQFGSQELRDEVMPKVLSGHYRLCLGYTEPEGGSDVATCKTRAVREADGSSWIINGSKMFTSNAHNAQFVFLITNTDPDAPKHQSLTMFLVPLDTPGVEIQPLRTVDGDRTNVTYYSDVRVPDHYRIGEVNGGWAVLREALNAEHGTVERGPDGLQKLATMSEHLLQFAEVVDRIAAVAGPDDAVRYRLGRAIARMEAAASTPEMFGRVAIAQTMRDVSPDLMDILGAAAALPADVDGAADDGGAEYMFRLACPNGIYGGTLEVFRNMIAQHALGLGRPNYSPPAKRPA, from the coding sequence GTGGACTTCTCGCACGTGCAACTCTCCGACGAGGACCGGGCGTTCCGCGACGAGCTGCGTGATCTTCTGCGCAGCCTCGTGACCGACGACGTCATCCGCCGCGACCGCGAGACCGGTGAGAACTTCGACGAGGGCGTGCATCTGGCGCTCGGGGCGCGCGGCCTGCTGGCCGCGGACTTCAAAGCCGAGTCCGAAGGCGGCTTCAGCGCCGTGCGCCGGCGTATCTGGGAGTTGGAGATCGGGCGCGCGCACACCCCGTGGTACCACTGGGGCACCACGGCCATGGTCGCCCGGGCCGTCGAACAGTTCGGGTCGCAGGAACTGCGCGACGAGGTGATGCCGAAAGTGCTGTCCGGGCATTACCGGCTGTGCCTGGGCTACACCGAGCCAGAAGGCGGTTCGGACGTCGCGACCTGCAAGACGCGCGCGGTGCGGGAGGCCGACGGATCGAGCTGGATCATCAACGGCTCCAAGATGTTCACCTCCAACGCCCATAACGCGCAGTTCGTCTTCCTGATCACCAACACCGACCCGGACGCGCCCAAGCATCAGAGCCTGACCATGTTCCTGGTGCCCCTGGACACCCCGGGGGTGGAGATCCAGCCGTTGCGCACCGTCGACGGCGACCGCACCAACGTCACCTACTACAGCGACGTCCGGGTGCCCGACCACTATCGCATCGGCGAGGTCAACGGGGGCTGGGCGGTGCTGCGCGAAGCGCTCAACGCCGAGCACGGCACCGTCGAACGCGGCCCCGATGGCCTGCAGAAGCTGGCCACGATGAGCGAGCACCTGCTGCAGTTCGCCGAGGTGGTCGACAGGATCGCCGCGGTGGCCGGCCCCGACGACGCGGTGCGCTACCGTCTCGGCCGCGCGATCGCCCGGATGGAAGCGGCGGCGAGCACTCCGGAGATGTTCGGGCGGGTTGCGATCGCGCAGACGATGCGTGACGTATCACCGGATCTGATGGACATTCTCGGCGCCGCCGCGGCGCTGCCCGCCGACGTCGACGGCGCGGCCGACGACGGCGGAGCCGAGTACATGTTCCGGTTGGCCTGTCCCAACGGCATCTACGGCGGCACGCTGGAGGTGTTCCGCAACATGATCGCCCAGCACGCGCTGGGGCTGGGCCGCCCGAACTATTCGCCGCCGGCCAAGCGGCCCGCCTAA
- a CDS encoding SRPBCC family protein: MGIVTTTSETAFAHRPETIYDFVTNPANWTKTYPGSAHIGGLPEALPLKVGDTWTESGPDGNRIFTWHLAIAMRPTMWVFNSVGRLGHDADGNGGMDGRITVQYHFTQPGADITLFTRTMTIEAYKHAPLPDGFFRTVNPAHIDAYHAAVARELNGS; this comes from the coding sequence TTGGGAATCGTCACCACGACGTCGGAAACCGCGTTCGCTCACCGGCCCGAGACGATCTATGACTTCGTCACCAACCCGGCCAACTGGACGAAGACCTATCCGGGCAGCGCGCACATCGGGGGCCTGCCCGAGGCGCTGCCGCTGAAGGTCGGTGACACGTGGACGGAGTCCGGGCCCGACGGGAACCGCATCTTCACCTGGCATCTGGCGATCGCCATGCGCCCGACCATGTGGGTGTTCAACTCGGTCGGCCGCCTCGGCCACGACGCGGACGGCAACGGCGGTATGGACGGCCGCATCACGGTGCAGTACCACTTCACCCAACCCGGCGCCGACATCACGTTGTTCACCAGGACCATGACGATCGAGGCCTACAAGCACGCGCCGTTGCCCGACGGATTCTTCCGGACGGTCAACCCCGCGCACATCGATGCCTACCACGCCGCGGTGGCTAGGGAACTCAACGGGTCCTGA
- a CDS encoding alpha/beta hydrolase, whose translation MSFVARLDPALRHLAEARTDLSPDVLGAVRDSLNQRRAEAACGVGTAGVQIEDRVVASVPVRIYRGAASPAPAVLYCHSGAFVLGNLDTDHRQCVEFARLGRCTVISVDYRLAPEHPYPAALHDVTAVLDGMAADAAELGIDPDRLAVAGSSAGGALAARLAQRAAAKAAPPVLFQLLHQPVLDDRPTASKQEFDTTPGFDGPAAATMWRHYLAGRQATDDAAPARATELSAAPRALVTCSELDPLRDEAIAYATRLMRAGVSTDLHVYGGTCHGFDSLVPQWEVSEQLFALQGAALGRALHGDADVRTR comes from the coding sequence ATGAGCTTCGTCGCGCGTCTGGATCCCGCGCTTCGCCACCTCGCCGAGGCCCGCACCGATCTGTCACCGGACGTGCTCGGCGCGGTGCGGGACTCGTTGAACCAGCGCCGCGCCGAAGCTGCGTGCGGGGTGGGCACCGCGGGCGTACAGATCGAGGACCGCGTGGTGGCTTCGGTTCCGGTGCGGATCTATCGTGGCGCCGCGTCACCGGCTCCCGCGGTGCTGTACTGCCACTCGGGGGCTTTCGTGCTGGGAAACCTCGACACCGACCACCGGCAGTGCGTGGAGTTCGCCAGGCTTGGCCGCTGCACGGTGATCTCCGTCGACTACCGGTTGGCGCCCGAGCACCCCTATCCTGCCGCGCTCCACGACGTGACGGCCGTGCTCGACGGCATGGCGGCCGATGCGGCTGAACTCGGGATCGACCCGGATCGGCTGGCGGTGGCGGGCAGCAGCGCCGGTGGCGCGCTGGCGGCGCGGCTGGCCCAGCGCGCCGCTGCCAAAGCGGCACCGCCCGTGCTGTTTCAGCTGCTGCATCAACCGGTGCTCGACGACCGGCCCACCGCGTCGAAGCAGGAGTTCGACACCACCCCCGGTTTCGACGGGCCGGCCGCGGCGACGATGTGGCGCCACTACCTGGCGGGCCGGCAGGCGACCGATGATGCCGCTCCGGCGCGGGCCACCGAGTTGTCCGCTGCGCCACGGGCATTGGTCACCTGCTCCGAGCTCGACCCGTTGCGCGACGAAGCGATCGCCTACGCCACACGGTTGATGCGCGCGGGGGTGTCGACCGATTTGCACGTCTACGGGGGCACGTGTCACGGATTCGACTCGCTGGTGCCGCAGTGGGAGGTCAGCGAGCAGCTGTTCGCGCTTCAGGGCGCCGCGCTGGGCAGGGCACTGCACGGCGACGCCGACGTCAGGACCCGTTGA
- a CDS encoding flavin-containing monooxygenase: protein MSAHRMNPSIGIIGAGPGGLALGIFLRKAGFRDFTIFDREDGVGGTWRINTYPGLACDVKSHLYSYSFDLNADWSRLWSEQPEILEYFENCARRYELEPNLRLHTEIVAAHWDTQTTKWRLTDADGATYDFDVVVSAVGLFTRPLLPDLVEEEPFAGTLMHTARWDHSVDLTGARVAVLGTGSTASQLIPEVAKVAKKVYSVQRSPTWVLPKPDRPYSEREKWVFRHIPFAKKIYRTRLWLRSEANISVIEHGSDKTQEFRDIALRTLEATVPDAELRAKLTPDHPLGCKRLVFATDYLQTLTRPHVEVIASPARALRARSLVTEDGTELDVDVVLCATGYAAADYLGQIEVVGEHGETLRHRWRDGAHAYLGMTVPGFPNFFMLYGPNTNVGSNSVIFILEAQAHYVVRALKYMRRKGKSYVAVRPSTMAAFLAKIDDWMQGTVWLTRCSNYFRAPNGRVVTQWPRSARAFWAMTRRFRPADYTFDPPAHSQAAAREAHTTARP, encoded by the coding sequence ATGTCTGCGCATCGGATGAACCCCTCGATCGGCATCATCGGCGCCGGTCCCGGTGGTCTGGCGCTGGGAATCTTTCTGCGCAAGGCGGGCTTTCGGGATTTCACGATCTTCGACCGCGAAGACGGCGTCGGCGGCACCTGGCGGATCAACACCTATCCGGGGCTGGCGTGCGACGTCAAGTCGCACCTGTACTCCTACTCCTTCGACCTGAACGCTGACTGGTCGCGGTTGTGGTCCGAGCAGCCGGAGATCCTCGAGTACTTCGAGAACTGCGCGCGCCGTTACGAGCTCGAACCCAACCTGCGGCTGCACACCGAGATCGTCGCGGCGCACTGGGACACCCAGACCACCAAATGGCGGCTCACCGACGCCGACGGTGCCACGTACGACTTCGACGTCGTGGTGTCGGCGGTGGGGCTGTTCACCCGGCCGCTGCTGCCCGACCTGGTCGAAGAGGAGCCGTTCGCCGGAACGCTGATGCACACCGCCCGGTGGGACCATTCGGTGGACCTCACCGGCGCCCGGGTGGCCGTTTTGGGTACCGGATCCACCGCGTCACAACTGATTCCCGAAGTCGCGAAGGTGGCCAAGAAGGTGTATTCGGTGCAACGCTCGCCGACGTGGGTGCTGCCCAAACCCGACCGGCCCTACTCCGAACGCGAGAAGTGGGTCTTTCGCCACATCCCGTTCGCCAAGAAGATCTACCGCACCAGGTTGTGGCTGCGTAGCGAGGCCAACATCTCCGTCATCGAGCACGGCAGCGACAAGACCCAGGAATTTCGGGACATCGCGCTGCGGACCCTGGAGGCGACGGTGCCCGACGCCGAACTTCGGGCGAAGCTGACCCCCGATCACCCGCTCGGCTGTAAGCGGCTGGTGTTCGCCACCGACTACCTGCAGACGTTGACCCGCCCGCACGTCGAGGTGATCGCCAGCCCCGCGCGGGCGCTGCGCGCGCGAAGCCTGGTCACCGAGGACGGCACCGAACTCGACGTCGACGTGGTGTTGTGCGCGACGGGTTACGCGGCCGCCGATTACCTGGGCCAGATCGAAGTCGTGGGCGAGCACGGAGAGACGCTGCGGCACAGGTGGCGCGACGGGGCGCACGCCTATCTGGGCATGACCGTCCCGGGCTTCCCGAACTTCTTCATGCTCTACGGCCCCAATACCAACGTCGGCTCCAACAGCGTCATCTTCATTCTCGAGGCCCAGGCTCACTATGTGGTCCGCGCGCTCAAGTACATGCGGCGCAAAGGCAAATCGTATGTGGCGGTGCGGCCGTCGACCATGGCCGCGTTCCTCGCCAAGATCGACGATTGGATGCAGGGTACGGTGTGGCTCACCCGGTGCAGCAACTACTTCCGCGCCCCCAACGGGCGGGTGGTGACCCAGTGGCCGCGCAGCGCGCGGGCGTTCTGGGCGATGACGCGCCGCTTCCGGCCCGCCGACTACACATTCGATCCGCCTGCGCACTCCCAAGCCGCGGCCCGCGAGGCGCACACGACGGCTAGACCATGA
- a CDS encoding SDR family NAD(P)-dependent oxidoreductase codes for MTTADRVALVTGAARGQGAAIVSRLRADGFLVAACDVLDVEAQDDGVLALTLDVTSEQQWRRAVDATVARFGRLTTLVNNAGVLHRAALADETAKGFENSWRVNCLGPFLGIQAALAQLRAAEGAAIVNTCSTGAIRAFPNHAAYGSSKWALRGLTQIAAAELARDDIRVNAVFPGPIATPMLDGATQSRLSASFGRLGRPVEVADAVVFLVSDRASFITGSELVVDGGQCLRIG; via the coding sequence ATGACGACGGCCGACCGGGTCGCGTTGGTCACCGGCGCCGCGCGCGGCCAGGGCGCGGCGATCGTGTCGCGGCTGCGCGCCGACGGGTTCCTCGTCGCCGCCTGCGACGTGCTCGACGTCGAGGCACAGGACGACGGCGTTCTCGCACTCACGCTGGACGTGACGTCCGAACAGCAGTGGCGGAGGGCCGTCGACGCGACCGTCGCCCGGTTCGGCCGGCTGACCACGCTGGTGAACAACGCCGGGGTGCTGCACCGGGCCGCATTGGCCGACGAGACCGCCAAGGGCTTCGAAAACAGTTGGCGGGTCAACTGCCTGGGCCCGTTCTTGGGCATCCAGGCCGCGCTCGCGCAACTACGGGCAGCCGAGGGGGCGGCGATCGTGAACACCTGCAGCACCGGCGCGATACGCGCGTTCCCGAACCACGCGGCCTACGGCTCCTCCAAATGGGCGTTGCGCGGGCTCACCCAGATCGCCGCCGCCGAACTGGCCCGCGACGACATCCGGGTGAACGCGGTGTTTCCCGGGCCGATCGCGACACCGATGCTCGACGGCGCGACCCAGAGCAGGCTGAGCGCGTCGTTCGGGCGGCTGGGCCGGCCCGTCGAAGTGGCCGACGCGGTCGTGTTCTTGGTCTCCGACCGCGCGTCGTTCATCACGGGAAGCGAGCTCGTCGTGGACGGAGGACAATGTCTGCGCATCGGATGA
- a CDS encoding HpcH/HpaI aldolase family protein codes for MTSSRLQQALAAKEQVWGGWVVGPTIIGPEEFAQAGYDYVGFDVQHGYLDDADVALLLRRLEHVPIGTAVRLPSADPAPIGRVLDAGADAVIVAMIESAEQAAAAVAATRYAPAGVRSYGPLRAGLGREPAAHEARVTVLAMIETARGLSALDEICAVAGLSGIYVGPADLALSLGHGPAEAWTAPAVRDAITRIHATAAAAGLITGIHAGASASAKDMAQIGFRMLTLASESQALRRGAADYLREAR; via the coding sequence GTGACGTCCAGCAGGCTGCAGCAGGCATTGGCCGCCAAGGAACAGGTGTGGGGCGGCTGGGTGGTGGGCCCGACCATCATCGGCCCCGAGGAGTTCGCCCAGGCCGGCTACGACTACGTCGGATTCGACGTCCAGCACGGGTATCTCGACGACGCCGACGTCGCCCTGTTGTTGCGCAGGCTCGAGCACGTGCCGATCGGCACGGCCGTGCGGCTGCCGTCGGCGGATCCCGCACCGATCGGCCGGGTGCTCGACGCCGGCGCCGACGCCGTGATCGTCGCGATGATCGAGTCGGCCGAGCAGGCCGCGGCGGCCGTCGCCGCCACCCGGTACGCACCCGCTGGGGTGCGCAGCTATGGTCCGCTGCGCGCCGGCCTCGGACGGGAACCCGCCGCGCACGAGGCACGGGTGACCGTGCTCGCCATGATCGAGACCGCGCGGGGGCTCTCGGCGCTCGACGAGATCTGCGCCGTTGCGGGTCTTTCCGGAATCTACGTGGGCCCCGCGGACCTGGCGCTCTCCCTCGGCCACGGCCCCGCGGAGGCGTGGACCGCGCCCGCGGTGCGCGACGCCATCACCCGGATCCACGCCACCGCCGCGGCCGCCGGGCTCATCACCGGCATCCACGCCGGCGCGTCCGCATCGGCGAAAGACATGGCGCAGATTGGGTTCCGGATGCTCACGCTGGCTTCGGAGTCGCAGGCGCTGCGCCGTGGCGCCGCCGACTACCTCCGGGAGGCGCGATGA